CTACGCGCAAATTGCTGGCAAAGGCAAAGTCACTGATTATTGAATGCCGCACTTATCCCAATTTCGATTTTATCAACTTTACGAGTTTCCTGTTCAAGAGGTCAACAAAATGTCTTGTCTGGAACCGGGTGAGCGTTTATCCAGGTCTGACAAAAACAATGGATTATGTTCGAGGGCCGGACCATACGATACATTTCAAAGGCCCCGTGGTGGCGCTTATTTCGGAAGCTTCGCTCAGCCGGCCAGAGATGTTGACCATGATCATCAAAGCACGTGGGGGTAACACCAGGCTTATAGGCCGTGCTACGGCTGGCGCGGATGGGGACGTGACACCCATTCCAATGGTAGGGGACCAGCAAATGTATTTTTTTATCTCCGGGTTGGGCGTGCTCTATCCGGACGGTGGTTATACGCAGGGGATCGGTATACCGCCCGATATTGAGGTGCCTAATAGTCTCGATCAGCTGGATGGTACCAGGGATGTGATATTTGAACGGGCGGTGGAATACCTTGCTTCACAACAATACTAGTCTTCTGCCAATATGGGGTTGACCAAAAAGTAAAATGAAGACTTTGAGATCGCTTAAACGATGACTTGTCGCCATCAGATACCCGAATAAATCAGGGCTGACCCATACTTTTTGGTCAGCCCTGATTTATGTAACGAAGGTTAATTTTCTTTGTCAACAGGCACATGCCTGCGGCGGTAAAGCAGGCAAGGGTGCTTACTTCACCCGGTACGTTAAAATATCCGTCCCTTGCATATTCCTGATCCACTGTTTGGTTTCCCTCGTTTCCAGTACCTGGCCATTATCATAAAAGTCACGGCTGTAACATAGATAGTCGCCGTTCTTCGTTGCACTGTCAATGATCCAGATATGCCACATAGCTGCGCCGGATTGGAGTGATACAATTACTTTTCTTCCGGCTTTCAGTTCTGCATCAATGGTCTGAAACAGCTTGTCGAAGGGGAATTGCGGTGACCTTGGATTTTTGAACTGGTGGGTGAAGGTGATGCCTTTAATGGTTTTGCCGTCGAAATCGCCAAAGGTGCCGGTGTTCTTATTCTGCCAGGCGTTCTGGAAATCATAGAAGTCAGCGTTCACTTTGTTGTTGTACTTCAGGATCATCTCTACAGAAGATGGAATGCAGGAGGATTGATATCGCTGGCGGTGTTTTTCGGCGGTGGCTTTAAGGGATCGGGTCGAAGTGGTTTGTGCGCACAGCGACAGGGAAAGCAGGCAGCTAAGCAGGAGAAGGGTAGTCTTTTTGTACGTCATAGATTAAATGTACTGTATAACCCACGTAAAACAAAGAGGGCCGGCCAAAAGGCCAGCCCCGTCTTACTTTCCATTATTCAATAACTATCCTTTACGCGCCATTTCGATCATGGCGGCCAGTTCTTCCACGGCTGCTTCTTCACCACCGGTAAAGCCCGCCAGCTTAAACCGTATCCTTCCCCTGCCATCGATCACAAATTTCGCAGGGATGGCGGTCACCCCATAAGCTTCTGCTGTCGATTTGCCATCTTCCGGCTTAGGATCGAACAGCACGTTAAAATCATATCTGTTAGTGTTGATGTAATTCTTCACAATAGTTTCGAAATCGTCTGCCTTTTCCCAGCAATCGATAAACAGGAACTGTACATTTTTATCAGACTTAAATTTATCCTGCGCCTTTTTCATCGCCGGAAAAGAAGCCTTACATGGGCCGCACCAGGTTGCCCAAAAGTCGAGTACCACTACTTTTCCTTGCAGGCTGGCCAGCGACACGGTATTGCCGTTCATGTCCTTCAGTGCGAAGGCGAGGGCTGGCTCGTTAATCATTTCTTTCGCGGCCTTGTCGCGGATGGCAGACTGCATGCGTGTTTTTAAACCGGTAACGTAGGTGTCGAATGGCTGGTCACCATGATAGATTTCCTGCAGCATTTGCCTGGTGGCGGCACCTGCATTGCCTTTGATTACCGAGGCTTCCAGTTGCGCCTGGGCCTGCAGCAGCTGACCATTGGCTTTAAGGATGCGTGCATAGATGAGAAAGAATTCAGTGTCCTTCGTATTGTCGCTGGCCGCTGCTTCGTTCATGAATGTTAAGGCCGTTTTGATATCACCTTTCCGGAGCATAAGATCTGCGTAAGTGCGTGCTGCGTAAGGGAATCCAACAGAAGCGAATTGTGCTTCGTTGCCCGGTTTGCCCAGAAATGGACGGGCACTTTCGGCGGCGCGCAGGAACAGGGGAGTGGCGCTTGCGGTGTCACCTTTCCGCAAAAGGGCGGTGCCGATTTGCATTAAGCCTTCTCCCATCCAAAATTGTTCTTCCAGGTCATTTGCATAGGCGAGTGCTTTGGGCGTATTGCCTGCATTGACGAACTGCGTGCCCACGCCAGCGCGCACATAATCGTAAATCACGAATACGCCGTCATAGTTCTTTCGCGGGAAAGCAGTGGTGCATTTTTTAATCAATTCATCGCGTTTTAAAAGATCTTTTTCTTTATAGATACCGGCCAGCAGGCTGTCGCGCATGATTTTTCCCTTCGGGAATTTTTGCCGGGATAGTGCAACGACGGAATCGGCTGCTGCCTGTCTGCCCAGCTGTTGGTAATAGGCAAACGCCTTCGGAAAGTCAGCTTCCGTCGTGCTGGCGGCAAGCGTTTTCATGTTGGTGATCACCTGTTGAGGCTTTGCTGCAAGTCCGGCGAGCAGTAATGAAATAGTGAGTAAACTTTGTCTGATGTTCATGTTACATGGAGGCTTTTGCGGTGATAATAGAGTAAACAACGTTTTTGCTGTTAAGGATTTCTTCCGGTGTCATGGGTTCGTTCCGTTTGTTTCTAACGCAGATCGCCATCACGTACGTGCTGCCGGCTGGGAACATGGCCGGAACCGGTCGATAGACGCTCCCGGCGGCCAATGCAGGGGCAGTCGCCGTTCCGGGTATCGTCACCGAATCTCTCGAAAAACTATACGATCCCGTAGGGAAAGGTTTGTAATCGGTGCTGAATTTAGCATTGTAAGCATCCACCAAAGCTTGCGTGGAAATGCCTTCCATCGCGAACTTAGCTTCATAACCGAGCGGCCTGTCAAGCGTAACTTTCATTAACGGCGTAAGCGTTTGCGGAAAATTATTGTACACGGTTTGTACCAGGTTGTTCCTGCCGGCGGAGAAGGACTCTACCCATGCGTTGGCCACGGTGACATTGTACTTTACAAACATGATCTTACTTTTCAACACGTCAGCCGGGATGCTGGTGAGGGTTACCGGCACCACGTACCGGTAGCTGCCCACGGCCATAGCGGGTAAGCTGGACGGCAAGATGCAAATAGAATCAGGCGATGTATATTTTCCTGTCGGGATGATGCATTTGCCGCCATTCACCGTAGCGAAAGCGCCTTCCGCGAAAAGTGGTGATTTCGTGTGATACAGGCTGTCGTAAATTTGAAGCAGGGCGGCGTTGGCGGACACACTTGCAGTAACGGCAA
This genomic interval from Chitinophaga horti contains the following:
- a CDS encoding DUF1735 domain-containing protein → MKKSCLLIYLLAVIAIASCQKDEISDPLAFEVVKSLGAYNKLPSADGGLVISDGKVLHEGGRPAAFFAQAGRLSTTAVAVTASVSANAALLQIYDSLYHTKSPLFAEGAFATVNGGKCIIPTGKYTSPDSICILPSSLPAMAVGSYRYVVPVTLTSIPADVLKSKIMFVKYNVTVANAWVESFSAGRNNLVQTVYNNFPQTLTPLMKVTLDRPLGYEAKFAMEGISTQALVDAYNAKFSTDYKPFPTGSYSFSRDSVTIPGTATAPALAAGSVYRPVPAMFPAGSTYVMAICVRNKRNEPMTPEEILNSKNVVYSIITAKASM
- a CDS encoding TlpA disulfide reductase family protein, with amino-acid sequence MNIRQSLLTISLLLAGLAAKPQQVITNMKTLAASTTEADFPKAFAYYQQLGRQAAADSVVALSRQKFPKGKIMRDSLLAGIYKEKDLLKRDELIKKCTTAFPRKNYDGVFVIYDYVRAGVGTQFVNAGNTPKALAYANDLEEQFWMGEGLMQIGTALLRKGDTASATPLFLRAAESARPFLGKPGNEAQFASVGFPYAARTYADLMLRKGDIKTALTFMNEAAASDNTKDTEFFLIYARILKANGQLLQAQAQLEASVIKGNAGAATRQMLQEIYHGDQPFDTYVTGLKTRMQSAIRDKAAKEMINEPALAFALKDMNGNTVSLASLQGKVVVLDFWATWCGPCKASFPAMKKAQDKFKSDKNVQFLFIDCWEKADDFETIVKNYINTNRYDFNVLFDPKPEDGKSTAEAYGVTAIPAKFVIDGRGRIRFKLAGFTGGEEAAVEELAAMIEMARKG